CCTTCGGTCGGCGCCTGGACGAAGCCCTTTTCCGCTACAAGGCCGAGCTCTTCCAGAAGTGGAGCTTGCCCACGGGCCTCGGCCGTACCGCCACCCAGAGCGAAGCCGCGGTCGTACGTGAAGCGTTCCAGTGGATTGCCGGGCAGGTCGCCGACGCTCCCATGCGGCTCGCGCATCGCGATCTCCAGAGCCGCAATCTCCTGCTCTCCGCCCCCACGGCGGACGCACGCATCACATGGATCGACCTGCAGGGCGCGTTTCTCGCTCCGCCCGAGTACGACCTGGTCTGCTTGCTTCGCGATTCCTATCTGCCAGTGCCCGAACCCGAGGTCGACACGCTGCTCCGGGAGGTCGCGTCGACGCTCCCGGAGGCCGTCCTGCCGGGCACGCTCCGGCAACGCTTCGATCTCCTGACGCTCACCCGCAAGGGGAAGGATCACGCGCGCTTCCTGTATGCGGCGGCGAATCGCGGTCGAGATGCGGAGCTCGAGCACGTCCCCGCCACGGTTCGCATGCTGCACCGTGCAGCAGACGCCTGCGCGGGCTTCGCACCGGAACTCTCCCGACTGGCCGAGTTGGTTCGGACCCTGCCGGAAGACGCAGGTGCCCCGCGATGAGGGCGATGATCGTCGGTGCTGGACTTGGAACCCGGCTACAGCCGTTGACCCACCTGCTCCCCAAGCCGGCCGTGCCGGTGCGCGGTCTGCCCCTGGTCGCCTACCCGCTGGCACTGCTCGCATCGGTGGGTGTGCGGGAAGTCGTCGTGAACACCCATCACCTGCCCGAGGCACTTCGCGAGGCGTGTATCGCCAACTGTCCGGGGGGCATGGAGCTGCACTTCTCCCACGAGGAGAGCCTCCTCCATACCGGGGGAGCGATCCGCCGCGTGAGGGAGTTCCTCCGAGAGAGCGATCCCTGCCTGGTTCTCGGGGGCGACATGATTCTCGATCTCGACCTGGCGGCGCTCATCGAGCGTCACAGGGCGAGCGGCTGGGCAGCAACGTTGTCGTTGCGCGACGACCCCCGTGCGGCTCGCTTCGGGACGATCGGAGTCGACGGCCAGGGACGCCTGCGGCGCATCGCCGGGCGCTTCGACCTGGGCGGCGAGAAGGCGGCAGGGGTCTACACCTGGCTCAATATCCTTTCGCCCAAAGCCTTCGACAGCCTGCCCGATCGCGAGGTGTTCAACCATCTCGACGACTGGCTCGCCCCGCGAGCTGGCGCGTTAGGCGATGTCGGTGCCGAAATCGGGGGCGAGGCGGACACGCATTGGATTCCGGTAGGGACGGCCGAGGAGTACCTGGTGGCCAATTTCGCCGAGCCGAAGCTGCGATACCTCGACGTCCCTGCTCTCGCCCGGGCCCGGGGAGTCGTGCTCGCCAAGGATCGTGTCATTGGAGCCGGCGCAGGGGTCCCTGCCAACGCCGAGCTCGATCGGGTCGTGGTCTGGGATAACGAACAGCTGCCCGACGGCTTCCACGGCCACGACGGTGTCTTTGCGGGCGGCACCTTCCATCCTTGCGGGGCAGCGGCATGAGCGAAGTCGTACTCATCGGCACGAGCGACGCTTTCGGCTCTGGCGGCCGGCGCCAATCCGCCTACCTGGTGCGCGCTCCCTCCGGTGGCGCGTTGATCGATTGTGGCCAGACCACGGGCTCCGGCCTCGCCGCTCTCGGTATCTCTCGCGACGAGATCGACGTGATCGTCATCTCCCATTTCCATGCCGACCACTTCGGCGGCATCCCGCTCTTCCTGCTCGCCGCCGAATATCAAGATGCCCGTCGCAAGCCGATCCGTATCGTTGGCCCCCCGACCGTCGAGACGCGGGTACGACGGGTCGCCATGGCCCTGGGCCACGGGATCGAAGACCACGAGTGGAGCTTCCCGATCCAGTTCCAGGAATTGGTGGCCGGCTCCGAGACGGAGCTCGGACCGATCCGCGCACGCGCGTTCGAAACCCGACATTCGCCGGATTCCTGCCCCCACGGGCTGATCATCAATACGGGCGCTCACCGGATTGCGTAC
This sequence is a window from bacterium. Protein-coding genes within it:
- a CDS encoding NTP transferase domain-containing protein, which produces MRAMIVGAGLGTRLQPLTHLLPKPAVPVRGLPLVAYPLALLASVGVREVVVNTHHLPEALREACIANCPGGMELHFSHEESLLHTGGAIRRVREFLRESDPCLVLGGDMILDLDLAALIERHRASGWAATLSLRDDPRAARFGTIGVDGQGRLRRIAGRFDLGGEKAAGVYTWLNILSPKAFDSLPDREVFNHLDDWLAPRAGALGDVGAEIGGEADTHWIPVGTAEEYLVANFAEPKLRYLDVPALARARGVVLAKDRVIGAGAGVPANAELDRVVVWDNEQLPDGFHGHDGVFAGGTFHPCGAAA
- a CDS encoding MBL fold metallo-hydrolase produces the protein MSEVVLIGTSDAFGSGGRRQSAYLVRAPSGGALIDCGQTTGSGLAALGISRDEIDVIVISHFHADHFGGIPLFLLAAEYQDARRKPIRIVGPPTVETRVRRVAMALGHGIEDHEWSFPIQFQELVAGSETELGPIRARAFETRHSPDSCPHGLIINTGAHRIAYSGDTGWFDELPGEVAGTDLFLCECTQVSQSFEYHLSLDELAEQRRNFDVKDLILTHMGDEMRNLTDHMGFDIADDGRVIKL
- a CDS encoding phosphotransferase → MTPERVAAFAAECLGSDVDSIQEIPAGLGLRRFYRVQVRGTPASVIARVEAAEDPAGRPANAVPEPPLEPLRSHLEQHGLPVPGRLGGDANLGIELLEDCGDLSLERAATLAPEHRAVWTRRVVDTIPRLQSVPADPAIPAFGRRLDEALFRYKAELFQKWSLPTGLGRTATQSEAAVVREAFQWIAGQVADAPMRLAHRDLQSRNLLLSAPTADARITWIDLQGAFLAPPEYDLVCLLRDSYLPVPEPEVDTLLREVASTLPEAVLPGTLRQRFDLLTLTRKGKDHARFLYAAANRGRDAELEHVPATVRMLHRAADACAGFAPELSRLAELVRTLPEDAGAPR